In a single window of the Paenibacillus sp. MMS20-IR301 genome:
- a CDS encoding AarF/UbiB family protein codes for MSEFLKLLKDARFRRTMRMIFKFAWAFWWLGRQKYFMPRRRLEAKTKALYRKQAAYFTKTAMEMGGLIIKLGQHVSAQADFLPKEILDELSKLQDSVAPVDFAEIQYRIESELSGSINEFFAEFTRVPVAAASLGQVHRATLRTGEEVAVKVMRPGVEDIIEIDSKSIQVAVRLLKRQAQIAALMDLDVVYDEFYETVMDELDYRKEGRNAEQFQLQFIHREDIVVPDIHWAYTTSKVLTMEFVEGVKINNFAQLDAWGVDRTRLAKSLMEIFVEQVLIEGFFHADPHPGNVLVQPDGTIALIDYGMVGRIPGDMKNQMVALLMAVYLKDAPGAIDALTRLKFLRRNTDLEVFARNLSLLFDQINGDTFDLSFVTSGDNAEDLRNFLYSQPFQLPANTTFLGKALGTIYGLCLGLDPEIDLIGTAKPYIQKVVLKDLRGTVFSTVVDEGKKLLRGILPTTKKFMSAVDKMDSGDLRVKLSSSFEKKLIDTQNKNTGRIITALIGAVFVLAASNMWNEVSHIISYVLGGAGLLIMLTQLRTRGNRRAVRHARQMDAMRERSKLER; via the coding sequence ATGAGCGAATTCCTGAAATTATTGAAGGATGCCCGGTTCAGAAGAACCATGCGGATGATTTTCAAGTTCGCCTGGGCTTTCTGGTGGCTGGGCAGGCAGAAGTATTTTATGCCAAGACGGCGCTTAGAAGCGAAAACCAAAGCATTATACCGGAAACAGGCAGCCTATTTTACGAAGACCGCCATGGAGATGGGCGGATTAATTATCAAGCTTGGGCAGCATGTGAGTGCGCAGGCGGATTTTTTGCCGAAGGAAATTCTTGATGAGCTGTCCAAGCTGCAGGACTCCGTTGCTCCGGTAGATTTCGCTGAGATACAATACAGAATTGAGAGTGAACTCAGCGGGTCCATTAACGAGTTTTTTGCTGAATTTACTAGGGTTCCTGTCGCTGCAGCTTCCCTGGGGCAGGTACACCGGGCGACCTTGCGGACAGGGGAAGAAGTCGCAGTGAAGGTGATGCGTCCCGGGGTCGAGGATATTATTGAAATTGATTCGAAGTCGATACAGGTTGCTGTCCGGTTATTGAAACGCCAGGCCCAGATTGCAGCACTCATGGATCTCGATGTGGTATATGATGAGTTCTACGAGACCGTTATGGATGAGCTCGATTATCGAAAAGAAGGCCGCAATGCCGAACAGTTCCAGCTGCAGTTCATCCACCGGGAGGATATCGTGGTTCCAGACATTCATTGGGCCTACACCACTTCCAAAGTATTAACTATGGAGTTTGTGGAGGGTGTGAAGATCAACAATTTCGCCCAGCTCGATGCCTGGGGGGTGGACCGGACCCGGTTAGCGAAGTCACTCATGGAAATTTTCGTGGAACAGGTTCTAATAGAAGGCTTCTTTCACGCAGACCCGCACCCGGGTAATGTTCTCGTGCAGCCTGACGGCACCATCGCATTAATCGATTACGGAATGGTCGGGCGAATTCCCGGGGATATGAAGAACCAAATGGTAGCCCTTTTAATGGCGGTGTATTTAAAAGATGCCCCCGGCGCCATCGATGCCCTTACCCGTTTGAAATTTCTAAGACGGAATACAGATTTAGAGGTGTTTGCAAGGAATCTTTCCTTACTGTTCGATCAAATCAACGGGGATACGTTCGACCTTAGTTTTGTGACGTCAGGCGACAATGCTGAAGATCTGCGTAATTTCCTCTACTCACAGCCCTTTCAGCTACCGGCAAATACAACATTTCTGGGAAAAGCTTTAGGCACGATCTATGGGCTTTGTCTGGGACTGGACCCTGAGATTGATCTGATCGGGACTGCTAAGCCTTATATCCAAAAGGTTGTGCTTAAAGATCTGCGGGGAACTGTCTTCTCCACCGTTGTAGATGAAGGCAAGAAACTTCTCAGGGGCATCCTTCCAACGACCAAGAAGTTCATGTCTGCAGTAGATAAAATGGATAGCGGAGATTTACGGGTAAAGCTGTCGAGCTCTTTTGAGAAAAAATTGATCGATACGCAAAATAAAAATACAGGGCGAATCATTACTGCCCTTATTGGAGCGGTATTCGTCCTGGCTGCTTCAAATATGTGGAATGAAGTAAGTCATATCATTTCTTATGTATTGGGGGGTGCCGGGCTGCTCATTATGCTCACTCAGCTCAGAACGCGGGGAAATCGCCGTGCGGTAAGACATGCCCGGCAGATGGACGCTATGCGTGAGCGCAGTAAGCTGGAGCGGTAG
- a CDS encoding DUF421 domain-containing protein produces MQPQKSEQGVHPLQTYVEVIFRTVAAFILLMFTSRILGKQTISNMTFHDFVSGITLGSIAANLAFNYKLSHSLITVALLIFFGISFLVSKIALENRTWNRLVSGTPTVVIENGKILDDNMRKIRYTLDSLAQSLREKDIFNMEEVEYACLEDHGKLSVKKKSEYEWVTRKDLKLQAAAVQSFPVELIMDGKIMEDNLAHNGLTAQWLEQMLQQRGKSVSEVFYAVRGTQNQLYFDYYQDHINHPID; encoded by the coding sequence TTGCAGCCCCAGAAATCAGAACAAGGAGTACATCCATTGCAAACATATGTAGAAGTTATCTTTCGAACGGTTGCCGCTTTCATCCTTCTCATGTTCACGTCAAGGATTCTCGGCAAGCAAACGATATCCAATATGACCTTCCATGACTTCGTGAGCGGCATTACCCTGGGCTCCATTGCGGCGAATCTGGCGTTTAATTATAAGCTCAGCCACTCACTCATCACCGTAGCGCTGCTGATCTTCTTCGGTATCTCTTTCCTCGTGTCCAAGATCGCGCTCGAGAATCGCACATGGAACCGGCTCGTCTCCGGCACTCCGACCGTCGTAATTGAGAACGGTAAAATCCTCGATGACAACATGCGAAAAATCCGCTACACGCTCGACTCCCTGGCCCAATCCTTGCGCGAAAAGGATATTTTCAATATGGAGGAAGTGGAGTATGCCTGCCTGGAAGACCACGGGAAGCTGTCCGTCAAGAAGAAAAGCGAATACGAGTGGGTGACACGCAAAGATCTGAAGCTGCAAGCCGCAGCCGTTCAATCCTTCCCTGTTGAGCTGATTATGGACGGCAAGATTATGGAAGACAACCTTGCACACAACGGGCTGACCGCCCAGTGGCTCGAGCAGATGCTGCAACAGCGGGGCAAGTCAGTCTCCGAAGTGTTCTATGCTGTGCGGGGTACGCAGAACCAGTTATATTTCGACTATTATCAGGACCACATTAATCATCCGATCGACTAG
- a CDS encoding ABC transporter substrate-binding protein: MQGERGTTNYFTQEMLDMAVRLWSRSSISLMDVRRQVIRMDQPLLNYRLPASTLMYTSGERAAIQLNEHLFNTGKFGIVHGGKGTELSIHPSGTNLEMYMVLYKSETAPFYKREIRRLLEHINPFTQVYGFAPENPVFFKEKCRSMFDYWSSPSEQNLFHAKIMLYQLVHEIYRELGRGNIRYFETDYVELVKQYLDRHYTEPVSLQLLADGLPISRSLLGKLFRKREHKSLQVYLNEKRLESARHYLQNPGLTLQEVALGCGFTDELNLNRMFKKYMYMTPGDYRRKMIVKHTKNDIDNDSQRLYNGVGLDELAKTTGDGELVMFGQARSKEILLPAALCLMLLLTACASTAPANNASSTAKPQVQAQASPSAEAKETVAVAQTRVVTTEHGEVEVPADPQRIVYLVGNNVGDILPFGKTVVGVDQYGDPSVRPEAWKQEWGALVSAVSIVAGNDPESILALEPDLIIGSATWSSLPMDQLSKIAPTIFYNEMSPLDERMTFFGEMFGMQDKAQELITQYAAKVEAAKQRLIDGGIYDKKIVFLQGVEDGTPGLQGDKTRGIIYEDLGMHAPEIIEQEFFNRENKNSEGYYSPFSMEVMGKYLSEADIISYTNFGSSVENLESQLASVAIWKTIPAVQKGNIQYHTATDTLIDYDYASRMVSLDTFVDALLELPIAQK; this comes from the coding sequence ATGCAGGGGGAGCGGGGAACGACCAACTATTTTACACAAGAGATGCTGGATATGGCCGTGCGGCTGTGGTCCCGGTCCTCTATTTCATTAATGGATGTCCGCCGCCAGGTGATCCGCATGGATCAGCCGCTGCTGAATTACAGGCTGCCGGCCAGTACACTTATGTACACCAGCGGGGAAAGGGCAGCTATCCAGCTGAATGAGCATTTGTTTAACACCGGGAAGTTCGGGATTGTTCATGGCGGAAAAGGTACGGAGCTGTCCATTCATCCAAGCGGCACTAACTTAGAAATGTACATGGTGCTGTATAAGTCCGAGACGGCTCCATTCTATAAAAGAGAGATCCGGCGCTTGCTGGAGCATATCAACCCATTTACACAAGTGTACGGGTTCGCTCCGGAGAATCCTGTTTTTTTCAAGGAGAAGTGCCGGAGTATGTTTGATTACTGGAGCAGTCCTTCCGAGCAGAATCTGTTTCATGCCAAGATCATGCTTTATCAGCTGGTTCATGAAATATACCGGGAGCTCGGACGCGGGAATATCCGTTACTTCGAGACCGATTATGTGGAGCTGGTTAAGCAATACCTGGACCGCCATTATACGGAGCCGGTATCCCTTCAGCTGCTGGCCGATGGCCTGCCGATCAGCCGGAGCCTGCTTGGCAAGCTGTTCAGGAAACGGGAGCATAAGAGCCTCCAGGTCTATTTGAATGAGAAGAGGCTGGAATCGGCCAGGCACTATTTGCAGAACCCGGGTTTAACGTTGCAGGAGGTTGCGCTGGGCTGCGGCTTTACGGATGAACTCAATTTAAACCGGATGTTCAAGAAATACATGTATATGACACCGGGCGATTACCGGAGAAAAATGATAGTTAAGCATACCAAAAACGATATTGATAACGATTCTCAACGTCTTTACAATGGGGTAGGACTAGACGAACTAGCCAAAACCACAGGAGACGGGGAGTTAGTAATGTTTGGACAGGCCAGAAGCAAGGAAATTCTATTACCGGCTGCTTTATGTCTTATGCTGCTTTTAACCGCCTGCGCGTCCACCGCGCCTGCAAATAATGCTTCAAGTACGGCTAAGCCGCAGGTGCAGGCCCAGGCATCGCCAAGCGCAGAAGCAAAGGAGACCGTAGCCGTGGCACAAACACGAGTTGTAACAACAGAGCATGGGGAAGTCGAGGTTCCGGCGGACCCGCAGAGGATTGTATATCTGGTAGGGAATAATGTGGGCGACATCCTGCCGTTCGGCAAAACGGTTGTAGGCGTCGATCAATATGGTGATCCGTCGGTGCGTCCGGAAGCGTGGAAGCAGGAATGGGGCGCACTGGTGTCAGCAGTATCAATTGTAGCGGGAAATGACCCCGAGAGCATACTGGCGCTGGAGCCGGATCTGATTATCGGTTCTGCTACCTGGTCCTCCCTGCCGATGGATCAGTTAAGCAAAATCGCTCCGACGATTTTCTATAACGAAATGTCCCCGCTTGATGAACGGATGACGTTCTTTGGCGAGATGTTCGGCATGCAGGACAAAGCACAGGAATTGATTACGCAGTATGCTGCAAAGGTCGAAGCTGCCAAGCAGCGCCTTATAGATGGGGGCATTTATGATAAGAAAATTGTGTTTCTGCAAGGGGTAGAGGATGGCACTCCAGGCTTGCAGGGAGATAAAACCAGAGGCATAATCTATGAGGACCTGGGTATGCATGCTCCGGAGATCATTGAGCAGGAATTTTTCAACCGTGAGAATAAGAATTCGGAAGGTTATTATTCACCCTTTTCCATGGAGGTTATGGGCAAGTATCTGAGCGAAGCTGATATTATCAGCTATACGAACTTCGGCTCTTCAGTGGAGAATCTGGAGTCGCAGTTAGCCTCAGTCGCCATTTGGAAGACGATCCCCGCAGTGCAGAAGGGCAATATTCAATATCATACTGCCACTGATACGCTAATTGATTATGACTATGCCAGCCGGATGGTGTCGCTCGACACATTTGTGGATGCTTTGCTTGAGCTTCCTATTGCGCAGAAGTGA
- a CDS encoding GNAT family N-acetyltransferase — protein sequence MEIIYKLDEIVTAEQVAELFRKSGIKRPVDDSDRIQKMIQNADVIVSAWYEDKLVGIARAITDFSYCCYLSDLAVDKDYQQNGIGQRLVELTQEKLGDEVSLILLSSPTALEFYPRIGFEKSDKAFIIPRKK from the coding sequence ATGGAAATCATCTATAAGCTTGATGAGATTGTAACCGCTGAACAGGTAGCGGAATTATTCCGGAAATCGGGAATTAAGCGGCCTGTGGACGATAGTGACCGTATCCAAAAAATGATTCAGAACGCAGATGTAATTGTTAGTGCATGGTATGAAGATAAGCTTGTGGGCATTGCCCGTGCTATAACCGATTTCAGTTACTGTTGTTATCTGTCCGATTTGGCTGTGGATAAAGACTATCAACAAAATGGCATTGGCCAACGGCTTGTTGAATTGACACAAGAAAAATTAGGAGACGAGGTTTCTTTAATCTTGCTTTCCTCGCCAACAGCGTTGGAGTTCTATCCCCGTATTGGGTTTGAGAAATCGGATAAAGCTTTTATTATTCCCAGAAAAAAATAA